The Porites lutea chromosome 11, jaPorLute2.1, whole genome shotgun sequence genome includes a region encoding these proteins:
- the LOC140952421 gene encoding rab-like protein 3: protein MAAQEKVKILVVGDSGVGKTSLVHHICHNESIPNPGWTIGCTVEVKLYDYREGTPGMKSFFLEFWDVGGSASHENSRAIFYNGVNGLILVHDLTNKKSFSNLRRWLTEVLGSGKEGSGVLNSRQPKSPTSNGNKDRWFEFSIDMGDEYDREQFAGNQIPVIIIGTKLDQAGTARILTSSRGFNLAEEIGADMININCTDTKQLKPGSANARKLYSFFDKVIERRFYSREMPQFQQSYDRAESLKTYDRSSKRKMV from the coding sequence ATGGCAGCCCAAGAGAAGGTAAAGATTCTTGTCGTTGGTGATTCGGGCGTCGGAAAGACCTCTTTAGTTCATCATATTTGTCACAATGAAAGCATCCCGAATCCAGGATGGACTATAGGTTGTACTGTAGAGGTTAAACTATACGACTATAGGGAAGGTACTCCAGGAatgaaaagttttttcttggAGTTTTGGGACGTTGGAGGGTCAGCAAGTCATGAAAACAGCCGGGCAATATTTTACAATGGCGTCAATGGATTGATCCTTGTTCACGACCTTACAAATAAGAAGTCATTCTCAAACCTCAGGCGATGGCTAACAGAGGTACTAGGCTCAGGAAAGGAAGGCAGCGGTGTGTTAAATTCAAGGCAGCCAAAATCTCCCACTTCTAATGGAAACAAAGACAGATGGTTTGAATTTTCCATTGATATGGGGGATGAGTACGATCGTGAACAGTTTGCAGGGAATCAGATtcctgttattattattggaaCTAAGCTGGATCAAGCAGGGACTGCAAGAATTCTTACATCATCAAGAGGATTCAATCTGGCTGAAGAAATTGGAGCTGATATGATAAACATCAACTGTACTGACACTAAACAGCTTAAGCCAGGATCTGCTAATGCAAGAAAGTTGTATTCTTTCTTTGATAAAGTGATAGAGAGACGGTTTTATTCTCGTGAGATGCCGCAGTTTCAGCAATCATACGACAGGGCAGAGTCGTTAAAGACCTATGACCGCTCTAGTAAACGCAAAATGGTTTGA
- the LOC140952415 gene encoding 3-mercaptopyruvate sulfurtransferase-like, with product MSSVSALVKAHWLRQLMLQSPKHLRILDASLQLSKENRDARQEFLAHRIPGAKFFDVNECADKSSPYAHRLPNAEEFADCKRNLGIRNDSYVVIYDNNDKVGLYSAPRAWWMFRAFGHHRVSVLDGGFPRWCAEGFPIESGPEKNTAAVQGDESYRAILNTDTLCNFDFVKANISQQTYQVADARSPELFHGSETEPHPNLPSGHIPHAINFPYTRCLNPETKLMKTPDELKKLFQDAGIDLDKPLIVSCGSGITACVVAFASHLCGKTDTIVYDGSWEEWRQRASSDLIEKDEKQASSSVYQERKKG from the exons ATGTCGTCCGTGTCGGCCTTGGTTAAGGCCCATTGGCTCCGTCAGCTGATGCTCCAAAGCCCAAAACATCTCCGAATTTTAGACGCGTCTTTGCAACTCTCAAAAGAAAACCGCGATGCAAGACAAGAGTTTCTCGCCCATCGCATTCCAGGGGCCAAGTTTTTCGACGTTAATGAATGTGCAGATAAGTCTTCACCCTACGCGCATAGGCTGCCAAATGCCGAAGAGTTCGCAGACTGCAAACGAAATCTTGGTATCCGCAATGATAGTTACGTTGTTATCTACGATAACAACGATAAAGTTGGTCTTTACTCCGCGCCTCGAGCCTGGTGGATGTTTCGTGCATTTGGTCATCATCGGGTGTCAGTTTTGGACGGTGGGTTTCCTCGCTGGTGCGCGGAAGGTTTTCCAATCGAATCGGGCCCAGAAAAAAACACAGCAGCGGTCCAAG GTGATGAGTCATACCGAGCTATCTTGAATACCGACACCCTCTGTAACTTTGATTTCGTGAAAGCCAATATATCACAGCAAACCTACCAAGTAGCTGATGCAAGGTCCCCCGAACTGTTCCACGGTTCTGAAACAGAGCCACACCCAAATCTTCCATCGGGTCATATCCCACATGCTATTAACTTTCCTTACACCAGGTGTCTGAATCCTGAAACAAAACTCATGAAAACTCCTGACGAGttaaagaaattgttccaagaCGCAGGAATTGATCTTGATAAACCCCTCATTGTATCCTGTGGATCTGGGATCACAGCATGTGTGGTAGCCTTCGCTTCACATCTTTGTGGAAAGACGGACACCATTGTGTATGATGGCTCATGGGAGGAGTGGCGTCAGCGGGCTTCTTCCGATTTGattgaaaaagatgaaaaacagGCTTCGAGTAGCGTTTaccaagagagaaaaaagggtTAA
- the LOC140952417 gene encoding uncharacterized protein, producing the protein MVESFNVTAAFHSQLNTLCIREFPCGYGSWRAPNVSSNLSLKSTTEVKSMGTLKPAKSTSTLPAIIPENSAQLETVESLQALAIKIPYDVDCSWSSEAASLREIAVKSPDKLTQNFILKFFKSLQIVDKKVTEIDDGLLQLKNLKQLTLTANLIKLVDSKRLPKDLEELELAANQISDISSLCVCPPPLIHLGLSYNQISSITGHMKASSWPHLLSLDLSFNNLADLYSTISVLKTLPKLKNLVLQGNPLALVPGYRGYTIDSIRQLTILDDIRISADEKHFFKGLSKLKDVPVNEAQVIIYIKSIKGVKMPEEIEDPEINSDFPKTEHKYHVEFQFLKAAPTVILCESPALSIPTISFVPDDSSSIAQEEDTDNSHNSDNSGHFQTVSTGSLPWSEDGIELDYSKKFHTSLLVPLRDFIQDGINFTVIKTKHMYVLEDPNAAQNTESKPPASAKSSRPGSKSQKSPTKEKRKDSGKAKEKGKDAKGKKNKQEDIELFELPRTRSTLGSCQVPIASLLEGEPAVEAECVCLSEEETGESDRKEGGPGAKSDASDKKKQNKDDKASKGNLRAATPGKGKGGRGKSSHKDDKKGKEKDKHEESIDDEEDIAPAPPLTIQVQVKLHYWKSAREAAQEFLPQGVPSHTGAHN; encoded by the exons ATGGTCGAGTCTTTTAACGTTACTGCTGCGTTTCATTCGCAGCTTAACACTTTATGCATTAGAGAATTCCCTTGTGGATATGGAAGTTGG AGAGCCCCCAATGTGAGCAgtaatttaagcttaaaaagTACCACAGAAGTAAAAAGTATGGGTACCTTGAAACCTGCCAAGTCGACATCAACTCTACCTGCAATAATTCCAG AGAATAGTGCACAGTTAGAGACTGTTGAAAGTCTACAAGCTTTGGCTATAAAGATCCCATATGATGTGGACTGCAGTTGGAGTAGTGAAGCTGCAAGCCTGCGAGAGATTGCTGTGAAGTCACCTGACAAACtcacacaaaattttattctCAAGTTTTTTAAATCACtccaaattgtagacaaaaag GTAACAGAAATTGATGATGGACTTCTTCAGCTGAAAAATCTAAAGCAACTGACACTGACTGCAAATCTAATCAAGCTTGTTGACTCCAAGAGACTTCCAAAAGACTTAGAG GAACTGGAACTTGCAGCCAATCAAATTTCAGACATCAGTTCACTATGTGTTTGTCCCCCACCTCTCATCCATTTAGGCCTGAGCTACAATCAAATTTCTTCCATCACAGGCCACATGAAGGCAAGTTCATG gccTCATTTACTATCATTAGACTTAAGCTTCAACAACCTTGCAGATCTCTACAGCACTATCAGTGTACTGAAAACTTTACCAAAACTAAAGAATCTTGTCCTTCAAGGAAATCCTTTGGCA CTGGTACCAGGCTACCGTGGTTACACAATTGACTCTATTCGTCAGTTAACCATTCTTGATGACATCAGAATTTCAGCAGATGAGAAACACTTCTTTAAAGGACTTTCAAAACTCAAAG ATGTTCCAGTAAATGAAGCCCAGGTCATCATATATATCAAGAGTATTAAGGGAGTTAAAATGCCAGAAGAGATTGAG GATCCAGAGATAAACTCTGATTTCCCCAAGACTGAGCACAAGTACCATGTGGAGTTCCAGTTCCTCAAGGCGGCACCCACTGTAATATTGTGTGAGTCTCCCGCTCTGTCAATACCGACTATCTCTTTTGTACCAGATGACAGCAGCAGCATTGCTCAAGAGGAAGACACTGACaatagtcacaacagtgacaattcAG GACATTTTCAAACAGTATCAACAGGAAGTTTGCCATGGTCTGAAGATGGAATAGAGCTTGACTATAGCAAGAAATTTCACACATCTCTGCTGGTTCCACTGCGAGATTTCATTCAAGATGGTATAAATTTTACCGTGATAAAGACAAAACACATGTATGTGCTAGAGGACCCGAATGCTGCACAGAATACTGAAAGCAAGCCTCCAGCATCAGCAAAAAGTA GTCGACCAGGAAGCAAATCACAGAAAAGCCCAACAAAGGAGAAGCGTAAAGACTCGGGCAAAGCAAAGGAAAAG GGAAAGGATGCTAaaggcaagaaaaacaaacaagaagacaTTGAGTTGTTTGAGCTTCCACGAACAAGATCAACTTTGGGGTCATGTCAAGTCCCTATTGCTTCACTGCTGGAGGGAGAGCCTGCAGTGGAGGCAGAATGTGTGTGCTTAAGTGAAGAGGAGACTGGGGAGAGTGACAGGAAAGAAGGGGGACCTGGTGCCAAGTCAGATGCTAGTgacaaaaagaagcaaaacaaaG ATGATAAGGCTTCTAAAGGCAACCTGCGAGCCGCGACACCAGGCAAAGGCAAAGGTGGGCGAGGAAAGTCGTCACACAAAGATGACAAGAAAGGCAAGGAAAAAGACAAGCATGAAGAGAGTATTGATGATGAGGAGGATATAGCTCCTGCTCCTCCCCTGACAATACAAGTGCAAGTTAAACTTCATTACTGGAAGTCTGCAAGAGAGGCTGCGCAAGAATTTCTGCCACAAGGGGTTCCCTCACATACTGGGGCACACAACTAA
- the LOC140952416 gene encoding 3-mercaptopyruvate sulfurtransferase-like yields MAVSTLISAQLLRQLMLQSPTYLRIVDASWHLPKENRDPRKEFLTHRIPGAKFFDLDECIDKTSHYEHMLPNAEDFSNYVQSLGIDNDSYVIVYDNNEKSGLFSSPRLWWMMRAFGHERVSILDGGFPKWHAEGYPIETGPDSKTKVEDGGPFKGTLNTGMFCDFDFVKANISQATCYVADARSSGRFHGTEPEPRPNFPSGHIPGSRSVPYSQCLDPDTKLMKTPEELKKVFEDAGIDLKKPLITSCGSGITSCVVALASYLCGKRDTMVFDGSWVEWCQRATDMIEKS; encoded by the exons ATGGCTGTCTCAACGCTAATTTCCGCTCAGTTGCTTCGCCAGTTGATGCTTCAAAGCCCAACGTATCTGCGAATCGTGGATGCGTCGTGGCACCTCCCGAAAGAAAATCGAGATCCCAGAAAGGAATTTTTGACTCATCGAATTCCAGGGGCCAAGTTCTTCGACTTAGATGAATGTATAGACAAAACTTCACACTACGAGCACATGTTACCAAATGCTGAAGATTTCTCGAACTATGTTCAAAGTCTTGGAATTGATAATGATAGCTACGTTATTGTGTATGATAATAATGAGAAAAGTGGCCTATTCTCATCTCCTCGATTGTGGTGGATGATGCGTGCATTTGGGCACGAACGGGTATCGATTTTGGACGGCGGTTTTCCGAAGTGGCATGCTGAGGGTTACCCAATCGAAACAGGCCCAGacagcaaaaccaaagttgaag ATGGTGGGCCATTCAAAGGTACTCTAAACACAGGCATGTTTTGTGATTTTGACTTTGTGAAAGCCAATATATCACAAGCAACATGCTATGTTGCTGATGCTCGGTCTTCTGGCAGATTCCATGGTACTGAACCAGAGCCACGCCCAAATTTTCCATCTGGTCACATTCCAGGATCAAGGAGTGTTCCATATTCCCAGTGTCTGGATCCTGATACAAAACTCATGAAAACACCTGAGGAGTTGAAGAAAGTGTTTGAAGATGCAGGAATTGATCTCAAAAAGCCTCTCATTACTTCCTGTGGATCTGGGATCACTTCATGTGTGGTGGCTTTGGCATCATATCTTTGTGGAAAGAGAGACACCATGGTCTTTGATGGCTCATGGGTGGAGTGGTGTCAGCGTGCTACTGATATGATTGAAAAGAGCTGA